ATAGAATGGGCATCTTGGATGAAATCTACAACCACTTGGCGGATTAATTAGGCTTGGTACTTCGCCAGGTATGAATGATAGTGTCTTGTCAGTTCTCAGTGTGGGCACGCTAGATATTAAGCCCTGGGTATATGGGTGGCTTGGGTTCGTATAAATATCCTCGGCGCCACCAATTTCCACAAGTTTTCCAGCATACATTATTGCCACTGAATCTGCGAGCTCACTTGCCAATGAGAGATCATGGGTTATGAATATGTATGACAGTTTATACTCCCACTTAAGTTTCTTAAGTAGATTCATTATGTTTGCTTGGGTTATTACGTCGAGTGCTGATGTGGGTTCATCAAGAATTACGACCTTCGGATGGGCCATTATTGACATGGCTATTATCACCCTCTGTTTCATACCACCACTAAGTTGATGCGGATATCTATTCACTAAATCTCTGGGTAATCCGACGGATTCTAGGGCATCCATGGCCATTTTCAAAGCCTCATCTTTACCAGTTCCCTGTAATAGTAACGGTTCTGTCATTTGATCACCTATCTTGATCACGGGATTCAAGGCATTCATTGATGCTTGAGGTACCATTGCAATCCTCTTCCACCTAATCTCTCTCCTAAACTCCTCCTCAGGCATGTGAAGTATTTCCTTACCCTCTAGGTATATCTCACCATCAACAAGGGATACATTCCTCTCCCAAACTCTAACAAGTAACTTAGCAAGTGTTGATTTTCCACTGCCCGACTCACCAACTATTGCTAGGGTCTCTCCCTCGTCTAACTCAAAGGATATGTTATCAACAGCCTTAACGATACCCTTAGTCGTGGTGTAGTAAAGCTTTACGTTTCTAACATCAAGCAATACCATGCTCATCACCCATATCTAAGCCTTGGATTAACCACGGGTTCTGAGGCCATTGCGGTTAATATAAATACCACTGCCACGAAAGCAACAAGTAGACCAGGTGGTATTACCCACCACCAGTAACCTGATGTTAATGCACCAAATTCATCAGCATAATAGAGGAGCATACCCCATGTTGGGTATTCTGAGCCTGCTAAGCCGAGGAAGTTTATGGAGGCTAACGTTAATATTGCACCGGGTACATTCGTGACCAGCAGGTAAAGTATGTATGGAATTATCTGAGGTAGAATGTGATTCCTCAATATCCACATCCTACTTGCGCCAGCTATTACGGCTGACTCTATGTACTGGGCACTCCTTATCTGCATAATCATAGCCCTAATAATCCTAGCCGACGCGCCCCAGGATACAATTGCTAAGAATATCACGGCATCCCAAATACTCCAACCAAACAGAACTGAGAAGACTATTAATAATGGAAAGGCAGGTAGTAATATTACGAAATCCGTGAGTCTCATTAGGGATTCATCGGTTAATCCACCGTAAAATCCAGCAACAATACCAATTATTACTGCTATCACTACTATTATTAATGCAGAGAGCAGTCCAACAGCTAGGTCTATTGGGAAGCCAGCCAATAACCCAAGCCATAGGTCATGACCCTCATTATCAGTACCCATTAAACCATATGTCTGCCCCTGAAGTACTATTTCTAAGTTATTTCTATTAATTACTGATGAGTTCTGTGAGAATACGTAAAAGACAAAGTCAAACTTATATGTTCCCTTTAATGGTGTTAATTTACCATTGTTAATTGTGTAAAATATGTATGGCGTAGCCGAGGACCCAGTAGGCACTATACTACTTACATGGTATTCCTCATTATAGAATAGGTTAACCTGGCTTATAACCTCAGAAGCCACGCCAAACGTGGTTACTCTACTATTAATTGGCAAGGGACCAAGTGTTATTTTGCTTCCATCGGGTCTATAAACCGTTACTGATAACACAGGAGGTTGAGGCATGCTATATATAGCTGGGTTATTAATAACAATAAAGATCTCGCTCCATGGTTTATCATACTCATAATTAACATTAAATGTCACAGTAATATAGGTCACGCCATTCTGCTGCTGTACTGCGTATGTATAATCATGAACATAAACCTGGGGTGAATATACTGGGCCTATCAATGAGTTAATCCAAGCTGGTGGCGCGTATTGCGGATTTAATTGCCAATACTTTGGATTATTCCACACACTTGCAAAGTTCGGTGGTAAAACAATAAGTGCATACATTGATACTACTACCAATATTATGAATAGCGCAGCGGATATCTTACCAGTACTTGACGAGAAGAACTCCTTAGTAATCTCGCTGGGGGTCATCCCTAGGATCCTAAACTCACGCTGCTTCTTTGCCATGCTCATCACCTTACTCCCTAAGCCTTGGATCAAGCATTATATAAACAATTTCCATTATGAATATTATCACGATATAGAGTAGTGTTGAGGCATACGTAAGCGCAACTACGACGGGTAGATCAGGTGTTGGAGAACCAACAATTGCAATGTTATATACATAACCCAATCCCCACCAATGAAACACCATCTCCGTGACCAGGAAGCCACCGAATATTATGAATGGTATTGTTATGAAGATACTCGTTAATATTGAAGGAGCAGCAGGCCTGAGTATATACCTATTTACCACGTGATTCTCGGGTAATCCCTTAATCTTCGCAAAGGTTACGAAATCCTCCTGAGAAATATTAAGTACCACAGTCCTTGCGAAATAGGCCCAACTACCAATATTAATTATTAGCACAGTTATGAGAGGCAGTGTGAAGTGCCATAGTAAGTCAAGGACTGCCTGCGGTATTGTAAATACCTTAACTGGGTCTGTTAGCCACAATTCGTAGTACTTAGGACTTATTATACCGCCTGTTGGGAAGGAAATCGGTGAGTGCATTTGTGCTAGGTAAAATGAGAATATCAGTAGCATGACAATACCCAACCACCACTGAGGTATGCCATTAGCTAATGCTGCGTAGTACATAACTACTCTATCGGATTTAGAACCATATTTAAGGGCTGATCTAAGCCCTATCTCAATACCTATAAATGCGCTTAGCAATATGCCAAAGGTATCGAGGAGTATTGTACCAGGTAATGCAGATAATATTATATCAACAACCTTACCACCACCAACATTACCATACTCACTTGGGAAGTATGAGTAACCCCAATTAAAAACAATCATATTATACATTATGTAGAGGGTCCTAATCGCAGGTGGTTTATTAAGTCCGTAGGCGCTCTCCAATTCGGTCATTATTTGTGTTTGTAATTGCTGTATCTGTGTTGAGTTGTAGTGACCATGAAGCATTAAGTTCATTATTATGGACTTT
This is a stretch of genomic DNA from Vulcanisaeta moutnovskia 768-28. It encodes these proteins:
- a CDS encoding ABC transporter permease, producing MSMAKKQREFRILGMTPSEITKEFFSSSTGKISAALFIILVVVSMYALIVLPPNFASVWNNPKYWQLNPQYAPPAWINSLIGPVYSPQVYVHDYTYAVQQQNGVTYITVTFNVNYEYDKPWSEIFIVINNPAIYSMPQPPVLSVTVYRPDGSKITLGPLPINSRVTTFGVASEVISQVNLFYNEEYHVSSIVPTGSSATPYIFYTINNGKLTPLKGTYKFDFVFYVFSQNSSVINRNNLEIVLQGQTYGLMGTDNEGHDLWLGLLAGFPIDLAVGLLSALIIVVIAVIIGIVAGFYGGLTDESLMRLTDFVILLPAFPLLIVFSVLFGWSIWDAVIFLAIVSWGASARIIRAMIMQIRSAQYIESAVIAGASRMWILRNHILPQIIPYILYLLVTNVPGAILTLASINFLGLAGSEYPTWGMLLYYADEFGALTSGYWWWVIPPGLLVAFVAVVFILTAMASEPVVNPRLRYG
- a CDS encoding ABC transporter permease translates to MGLARTLAVRAATLVVLLFIVLFVISFALAGPASKILKDEIMMETKSIIMNLMLHGHYNSTQIQQLQTQIMTELESAYGLNKPPAIRTLYIMYNMIVFNWGYSYFPSEYGNVGGGKVVDIILSALPGTILLDTFGILLSAFIGIEIGLRSALKYGSKSDRVVMYYAALANGIPQWWLGIVMLLIFSFYLAQMHSPISFPTGGIISPKYYELWLTDPVKVFTIPQAVLDLLWHFTLPLITVLIINIGSWAYFARTVVLNISQEDFVTFAKIKGLPENHVVNRYILRPAAPSILTSIFITIPFIIFGGFLVTEMVFHWWGLGYVYNIAIVGSPTPDLPVVVALTYASTLLYIVIIFIMEIVYIMLDPRLRE
- a CDS encoding ABC transporter ATP-binding protein, whose product is MVLLDVRNVKLYYTTTKGIVKAVDNISFELDEGETLAIVGESGSGKSTLAKLLVRVWERNVSLVDGEIYLEGKEILHMPEEEFRREIRWKRIAMVPQASMNALNPVIKIGDQMTEPLLLQGTGKDEALKMAMDALESVGLPRDLVNRYPHQLSGGMKQRVIIAMSIMAHPKVVILDEPTSALDVITQANIMNLLKKLKWEYKLSYIFITHDLSLASELADSVAIMYAGKLVEIGGAEDIYTNPSHPYTQGLISSVPTLRTDKTLSFIPGEVPSLINPPSGCRFHPRCPFYKDRDYLKGLCDEKEPPMVELEGKASRKHLVACWLYK